In a genomic window of Schistocerca gregaria isolate iqSchGreg1 chromosome 5, iqSchGreg1.2, whole genome shotgun sequence:
- the LOC126271927 gene encoding uncharacterized protein LOC126271927, producing MEWNRKSIQLLIQAYKDEPSLFDHRHPQYHLKANRKEKLAKVAQRVGEVLPGVTANDCKSKFATLRSHYGAELKKMRTGKETGVVYSPTVWWFPLMEFLKNRIVPRSSHSNIPERFFSYKPQAVSMDSSHSSDLMDCYNLSDGPQLQIVESRSTEDTADSGSDNHSEFSTEIVEVKTEIDVMPSECVTTETQDAPEPPETHHLYAETQRHYEKPSKRQKKDDDDTLLLSTLSVLEKVSSYLDRTTEDDTLGKFVAEELRKMDNYFCIKTRAKHRILQAIMDAQMEIIREIQKTKKSNMECSNCTK from the exons ATGGAATGGAACAGAAAATCCATTCAGCTTCTCATTCAAGCATACAAAGACGAACCCTCACTCTTCGATCACAGGCACCCCCAATATCATTTGAAG GCCAATAGAAAGGAAAAACTTGCAAAAGTTGCACAAAGGGTTGGGGAGGTGCTACCTGGAGTTACAGCCAATGACTGCAAAAGCAAATTTGCAACCTTGCGGTCGCACTATGGCGCTGAACTTAAGAAGATGCGAACCGGTAAAGAAACCGGAGTAGTTTACTCACCCACTGTGTGGTGGTTTCCACTGATGGAGTTTCTGAAAAACCGAATTGTACCCAGATCATCACACTCAAATATTCCCGAAAGATTT TTTTCATATAAGCCCCAGGCAGTATCCATGGATTCCAGTCACTCCTCTGACCTAATGGATTGTTATAAT CTTTCAGATGGACCTCAGTTGCAGATAGTGGAATCCAGAAGTACAGAGGACACTGCAGACAGTGGCAGT GACAATCACTCAGAGTTTTCCACAGAAATCGTTGAAGTGAAAACTGAAATTGATGTGATGCCCTCAGAGTGTGTcaccactgagacacaagatgctcCAGAGCCACCAGAAACACATCATCTGTATGCAGAAACACAACGACATTATGAAAAGCCTTCAAAGCGACaaaagaaagatgatgatgatacatTGCTCTTAtccacattgtcagtgttggagaaagttAGTTCATATTTAGATCGAACAACTGAAGACGACACACTGGGGAAATTTGTGGCAGAAGAGTTACGAAAAATGGACAATTACTTTTGTATTAAGACAAGAGCAAAACACCGAATACTCCAAGCCATAATGGATGCCCAGATGGAGATAATTCGTGAAATACAGAAGACAAAGAAAAGTAACATGGAATGTTCAAActgtacaaaataa